The genomic stretch ATGAAACTTGTAGTTTCCCCTAGTAAAAATTTCTTATAAATTGGATAAATTACCCCTAACATCATTAACATTAAATAAATTTGAACAATGTAAGTAATGAAAAAGGAACGAATAAAATAACTTTTCATCTTTTTTTCTAAAGGTAATAAATAGTGTAAATCAGGCCCTTTAAAAAAAGTTGTTATTTGACCTGTTACAACAAGAAAACCAAAAATAATTGAAATGACCAAAACGACTGGAAAGTCTGGAGAGATTGTTTTTAGCATTTCTTGATAATAATATGCGCCTCCGCCAAAAGCAAAAACAAGCACAAATTTTATATGATCATTAAAAATATAACGACCATATCTGCCCATTTCTTTCATGAAGCTTCGAAATCGTGCTAGCCATAATTCCTTTATCGTACTCATATTTCTCTTTCCTTTGTTGCAAAAATATAAATTTCATCTAATGAAGCATTTGGCATTTTATATTGATTTTGTAGTTCTGCTAATGTACCTTTTGCAATGATTACTCCCTCATGCAAAATAATAAATGAATCACAATAAATTTGAGCAGTCGATAAAATATGAGTAGACATCAATATGCCTGCTCCTTTTTCTTTTTCCTCTTTTAATATCTCAAGTAAGTCATTAATAGCAATTGGATCCAATCCTAAAAATGGTTCATCAATTATATATAACTGAGGCTGAACAATAAGGGCACAAATAATCATTACCTTTTGTTTCATCCCTTTTGAGAATGTAGAAGGAAAATATTTTCTTTTTTCATATAGTCTAAATGTTTTTAATAACACTTCACTACGCTTTTTAAAATCATTTTCAGGAATATTATAAGCTAAAGCTGTAATTTCAAGATGTTCCTGTAAAGTTAATTCCTCATAGATCATCGGTGTCTCTGGAACATATGATAAATTTGCACGGTATGTAGTTGGATCTTTATCAAATGATTGTCCATTAACTAATATTTCACCCTTTAAAGGCTTCAAGAGTCCTAAAATATGTTTTATTGTTGTACTTTTACCAGCACCATTTAAACCAATCAGTCCAACAAGCTCATTTTTATTAATCGTAAACGAAACATCTTTAATGACTGGCAGGCGTGTATATCCACCCGAGACATCTTTTACATGTAATAATGTCATTCTTTTACAAATCCTTTCATATGTACTTTTCCTATAGATTGTATTGTATCAAATAATAAACATAACTGCCTTATAATCATATTTATGGAACACTCAAAAAAAATCCTTCTTTTTATGAATACTATTTTAGGTTAAGGGTATTCTAATTCTTGAAGGGAAAGCAACACACTTTCTTAATTCAAAATTTGAAATGAGGTGTGTGTTAAAGGAAGTTTAATTTGCGTTCAAACCTAAGTCTGATATTTGTTTAAGTGAAATGAGGTATCTCCA from Arthrobacter citreus encodes the following:
- a CDS encoding ABC transporter ATP-binding protein; amino-acid sequence: MTLLHVKDVSGGYTRLPVIKDVSFTINKNELVGLIGLNGAGKSTTIKHILGLLKPLKGEILVNGQSFDKDPTTYRANLSYVPETPMIYEELTLQEHLEITALAYNIPENDFKKRSEVLLKTFRLYEKRKYFPSTFSKGMKQKVMIICALIVQPQLYIIDEPFLGLDPIAINDLLEILKEEKEKGAGILMSTHILSTAQIYCDSFIILHEGVIIAKGTLAELQNQYKMPNASLDEIYIFATKEREI